Within the Telopea speciosissima isolate NSW1024214 ecotype Mountain lineage chromosome 4, Tspe_v1, whole genome shotgun sequence genome, the region ctagtttttttttttttttttgattggatCCTGTTCTTGGAGAAGAAGTTCTGGTTTGGCTTGTAGATCTTCTACTGTATCAAGGAGATTCAAGTTGGGGATTTCTTGAAGTGCTTGTTAGAGGAAGGACCATtatttggaggaggagcaaTGCTTGAGGCTCTACAGGTTAGTAGATCTTGATGTTTATTTTATGCATTAAGGTTTTAATTATTTGGTAACCATAGaatgtgaaagaaacccaaaacgATCTTtgtccgctgcgcattcgggtatgacatagaaaagaaagattttcttcttttctagtATAGCCTAATTTTTTTGtgacaagaaaagagaaggttttgtcaaaatatttgaattaaatcccataattgtttttattgttttccgGACAACCATGGAGGTGGTTTAAAACATTCAATTTGATCTTTTCAATCCCTATAGGAAGGGTTGAAACAAGGTATGATCCCATACCTGCCAACATCATGACATAATTTAAGTTTAAAACTTGATAAGTGACAAATCCACACTATTGCCTAAGGGATGCTTAAACATACATGAGAAGATATACCATTATATTTAAAAGTCAATGACTCAATGTACactaaggatgtcaaaatggaaccgaaaccgaataccGGAATTGGAACCGACCGTTTACTATTGAATCGAACCGCACCGCAGAAAAAtgattcggttttgattttataggttctctttccggttcgattttgatttgcaCCGCAAAACCGTAGTTCTAAATCGAAGAAGAAACCgaaaaaaccgaatagaaactgATACCTCTTACTTGAATACTATtaatcaattggattaattaatagtataataattaatttataaaCATAATTATTGCATCATAATTTAAACATAAAGTAAGTAAAATGTCATGagttaactatatattatatttgttcaagtatgaattgaaaattataGATGATGTcaaaatggattaacaaaatcctactttttaatagaagaaataatttgtttatcatgtaagaatggagaagaaaaaaaaatggaaaaacatagaataaaaaaggaaaagaagggcGGGTGAAGatgggaagttttttttttcttttttatcataTAGGCATGAgaaatatgatgagtgagggagatcaagagagaatggggaaacacGAAAATATAAAGGCCTTAAAAATCAAGATTGCCTTCATTACTGTTTCCCAAAATGACACtacacaaaccgcatgtaaaccggtGGTGAATTGGATAacgaaaaccgaatagaaaccacTAAAATCGGATCGCATGCAaaatgattctgattttggctGCTTTCTAtccggttcgattttgatttcatcttatcaaaatgtaaaccgcACCGCAATCAAACCAAATAATCAGAACtgcaccgtttgacaccctatTGTACACCACTGTGTAAGGGATGCTTAACCATACATGAGAAGATATACCATTGTATTTAAAAGTCAATAACTCCATTTAGTTTTAAATTTGTTAGGTGATAAATCCACATTATTCCCAAGCATCAACTAATCAAATCAACatttttaccaaaacaaaaaattaataatcaaaTCAACATATCATCTTTTCACATGACACACATTATTCCCCAAACAATTTGATGGTAATGGTCAGAATCAGCATAGTATCCTTTTCACATGACACTAATAAATAAGTGTATGGGTGAGGTGGGCCGGTAATTTCGTGAATTCCATTTCGTGTGCTCTTGTATCTGGGGCAGGCTCACGCTGCTCACCCAACCTGACAGGAATCTTTTTCCCTGTCTTTAAATAGCTGGGTTTACTTGACGGGCATTATTCTTAAGCGCCTAGCGtctgtctcttcctctcttttctccccgTCGTGGACTTCTGCAAGACGAAGATGGAGTTCCCATTTGGGCATCACCATGATCACAACCACCATCACAAGCGAAGGGATGAAGAAGAGCAGCACTACCCACCACCCAGCAACCATGAGCCCACTTGGCCACCTCCGCCACAAGATTTCCAACCACCAACATATCCTCCTCCCAATCGCTTTGACTCCGAATCTGATTACCCTTCAGTTCACCATGTCTCTCATCACCACTACGAACCTGAACCTCAACTTGGTTATGCTTCGATCCACCATGTCTCCCATGAGTCCCATCAACACTTCAAACCTGAACCTCAACCTGATTATGCTTCAGTCCACCATGTCTCCCATCAGATCCACCAGGGTTTTGATCCTGTTCCATATGATGAGTTTCGCTCTGAAACTCACCATCAGTACAATCATCACAACCATGGTGGTTCTGGGTCTGAACTGTTGAATAAACCCACCAGCAGGGTCTATAGCAAGGCTGAACCTGGTTATTCTCTCACTGTCCGAGATGGGCATGTCATACTCGCTCGATCTAATGAAAATGACCCATTTCAGGTATGAATCCTATCATTCATTTTCACCCGTTCTCTCTCTGTATGTTTCGATTTCAAGAGggttaattttaattttattagttCCACTTTTTTCTGCTGTGTTGATTTCCTTACCTGGTTTTGTTGTCGTTGTTTGGTAGCATTGGATCAAAGATGAGAAATATAGTACGAGGGTGAAGGATCAGGAGGGTTTTCCAAGTTTTTCTCTCGTAAATAAGGCCACTGGTCAGGCTATGAAGCACTCCATTGGAGCCACCCATCCAGTAAGTTCTATATATAAAcaaaatttcagtttcttagAGAAAAAATTAGAATCATTGGGAGTCTAGGTCGAATGATTACATTATTTTTTCCATAGTTGTTTTATTGTTATAGCGGGCATAAATTGTATTTGTAATCTCCAAGGTTTGCTCTCAGTTTCAGTGGAATTATGCACTCTGGTGAAAAACTTCACCACCTGCCCTCACCATTGTGGTCTTAATCACATTCTCCACTGATCCAGTCATATCTCTGAAGATTCTGTGTTAATTTTCTCCTTTATGGTCCCGATCCCAATCAGGATCGCTATCTCTGTAAAGCTTTTCTTATTGCCTAAAAGCATAAGTGCTAAAGACCACACAAAAAGCAATAGCATTAATAGGGATTATACCCCTAATTGTTGCAAAGTTGCAAAAGAAATGATCCAAACCAATCTTGCAAAGTCATTGTGGAAAGTGATTAATTGATCACCCACCAGATGACACTTTCTCCTATTTTGTACTCAATTTTCAGTTAGAaacaatggttttttttttccttaaaaaaatttggaattACAAATCTTAAGACATTTGATTGACATTGTAGGTCCCTTCTATCCTATGTAAAGATAAGTTGATATAGATTTTAGATACTGAGAACACTGGGGTTACATACTgtttaccttttattttttttttcaaagttagCGAAGGTACAATTTTATTGGGCCATTGGCCAAGAGAAGTTTCTGCAATTGGCACCATATAATGTGACATGTACAAGTCCCGCCAAAACAAagaattaataataaataaataaataaacagagaaaaggaaaaaagggggaaagatAAAGAAAACTCAAACTACTCAACAGCAAGACGAAAAGAAACGTGGTCAAGTGCCTAGTGCAtttggtagctagtggtgcataaaggcccattgctaccaggaggtcttgagttcaagtctcctagttcacatcctacatccccccttacctatcaaaaaaaaaaaaagacaaaaagaaacgCCATTGCTAAATCTTGCCACTCCCTCTGTAGCCAATAAATCAACCAATGagttctcttttcttagatttcAATGAAATGAGATTATCCTTTTGCCAGAAAGGTATCTTTCTCTTTTCACCAAGTGTTAAAATCATTTGGTTCCTAGAAGACTATCAGTGTAATCCCATCATGATACTAAAAGACGCCCTCCATACCTGCTGGCCACAGGCTTTCCATGCTGCTACCATCAAAAGTTTAATTTAACAGAGttggtgggggggagggggttgttgGCTCCCATCTATGCTGGATTGTTTTCCACATGTAGATATGAATGCACTGGCTTGTTCCATTCTCTCATGATGTtgtcaaaaagatcccatgaaAGCCATCATGGCTGATTGCCTACTGTGCAGCATGGACCTTGATCTCTTGTTTACATGATATTTCTGTGTGCAACTAATAGAAAACTTGTTATTTTTCATCATAGGTGTCAAGGCAactaggcgatccaaggcgttGGATGGGCGTCTTGGAGCCAAAGCGCCCTAGGCGTGCAGTGTATGATTATATGTAATACATCAATgataattttatgggaaaaagatctctacttggtggtgtttcctacgccctctcacaggggactgtgagatgatgcctctgccccctgggtagatacctagacgtgctcccccattggcccagacgcttggatagagaccatgcgaccaagtagagatctcttgccctaatttTATATAATAAAGTTAATATAAAACATAGTAGCtttatcaatgcaatatgatataattatgctagtaatggccTAATATTAGAAAactaacatataataaacaaagcatcagttataatataagcatattcataaaaaaataaagcaatgaACACAAATCAACATAAACTCATGAAGTGTCAACCCGGCTTGCCatcgccttggacccaagaaagagttTGGGCGCCTagcccttgacaactatgttttttATTCTCCTCTATTCTTTTGTGACTAAGAGcctttttgaatttgaaaattctctctttttttcccacactttccttcattatttttCCATCCAACATGTGATGTTCATAACCTTGCATTGCTTTACTTCATGTTGATACTCCATTAATAATATATCAATCTGCATTTTGCAGAGTAACTGTGACAGGTACATGGATTTTTATCTTCAATATATGCACTGTTGTCTCAACAAATTGTACCTACCTTTTCCACCCTCCccccgagagagagagatctgtgCTCCTCTAGATGTTCATAACCTTAAATTTTTTGTTCCATCCTATTGCCTTCTTTTTTTAGAGTAGGAATCTTACTAGCTATTTGTCTGTTGCCTTCTTTTTTTAGAGTATAAATCCTACTAGCTTCTTGTCTGTTGTATTTTCATTTCATCCAGATTTGAGTGCTGCAGAGGTGAATGAATACCTTTTCATGTTAAAAAATCTATTGCAGGTCCAGCTGATCTCTTACAACCCTGATGTTCTTGATGAATCAGTCCTGTGGACTGAGAGTAAGGACTTGGGAGATGGTTTCAGAACAATAAGAATGGTTAATAACATTCGTTTGAACTTGGATGCTTTCCATGGGGATCAGAACCATGGAGGAGTTCATGATGGCACTACTATTGTgctttgggaatggaagaaaggTGATAATCAGCGATGGAAGATTTCTCCCCACTGTAAGTACTTCAATATCCCAAACAACTAGCATCAGTAGTAGTTCTCAGGCAATGTTCCACCTTCTCTAGTTTTAGGGGATTAAGATCATGGTTTTCTCTGGGCATGTATCTTGAATATGGAAAAGGTTATTGAagcaaaggaaaggaaagaaaagaaacatcaTTCTGTAGtttgagagagatggagagccTCATTTattctttcattcattcactAGAAGGCTAACCAGAATTTTTCTTGTCTTGGCTTTCTTCCCCAACTTATTGCAGGATCTGTGTGCTGTTGAGTCTCCCGTGCTTGGAAGCTTTTGTTAGAAGAAGACAGTCCCTTGGAGAATGTGTGTTTTTTATATTCTCTTTGGGTGTTCTATGATTATCATTCTGTATGGGTCAAGGACCAGagatgtttttatattttcactTTGGGTGTTATGGTGTTCTATGATTACCTTCTTTATGGGTCAAGGACCAGAGATTTATGTGCTATACTCTAGAGTTGTACACCTTTTCATTATATAttatagggagagggttgggcatgccaCAAGCTTTCCTGGAGCTAGTGGATGTGCCCAATGGAGTGGGTGAGATGGGGACGACAGGGGGGTCATTGCCGTAGGGCTTGGGAGAGACAGACTCTGACTGGGCACAACGCCAGCGTGCCCAGCTTTTACCCTGTATCATATAACTTATTAAAAGAATGAGAAGTAGTTctttgtccgagagtgtggcctatgccagcactcccatgtgtctgtctctctcctcaaaacaacgGGGCTGAGGTATCTTTTCCtatggagaggagagatagaatcatgggagtgctggcaaaGGTCagactcccggacagagaactttctcccaacAATAGTACATTGTCTGTGTTCCTAGGCTTTTTAAAGTCCAAGTCAACAAtggtatattatgaccctcagcaaaccccgcagtggtgggagccttgtgcattgggtatgcccttttagAAGTTAGATATAATTAACTTTTTGAGTCCGGATTAGCTCCTTCTATGTGCAGTGTaacaacttttctttttttttttggtaataagtcTAACAACTTTTCATGTATGGTTTTTGTCacatgttctttttcttt harbors:
- the LOC122660384 gene encoding ricin B-like lectin R40G3, with the translated sequence MEFPFGHHHDHNHHHKRRDEEEQHYPPPSNHEPTWPPPPQDFQPPTYPPPNRFDSESDYPSVHHVSHHHYEPKPEPQPDYASVHHVSHQIHQGFDPVPYDEFRSETHHQYNHHNHGGSGSELLNKPTSRVYSKAEPGYSLTVRDGHVILARSNENDPFQHWIKDEKYSTRVKDQEGFPSFSLVNKATGQAMKHSIGATHPVQLISYNPDVLDESVLWTESKDLGDGFRTIRMVNNIRLNLDAFHGDQNHGGVHDGTTIVLWEWKKGDNQRWKISPH